A single region of the Ascaphus truei isolate aAscTru1 chromosome 6, aAscTru1.hap1, whole genome shotgun sequence genome encodes:
- the SNIP1 gene encoding smad nuclear-interacting protein 1 has translation MMKELRDEGKRRKRRPQSPEPPPRGRVKEERLSPARPHRPRRSPSPESSAGESPHQQDRGGRSRSPSKWKNKSSARRSKSPRNRRNQSDSRSPPTMAVKIKQEREEHPRRPPEERQPRERWEEDHRRDRHRDQTDRGRYNHPRHGGRDRDREEQNMREQRADRDFHNERRRERRQRGEQGGEMENQEVGNPDNEGPANKEKPNFELSGALLEDTNTFRGVVIKYSEPQEARVPKKRWRLYPFKNDEALPVMYIHRQSAYLLGRQRRIADIPIDHPSCSKQHAVLQYRVVSFTRANGTAGRRVRPYIIDLGSGNGTYLNNQRIDPQRYYELKEKDVLKFGFSSREYVVLHESSDTSEVDRKPEEDDDEEDEEEEEGTDS, from the exons ATGATGAAGGAGCTGAGGGATGAGGGGAAGCGCAGAAAGCGAAGGCCTCAGAGCCCCGAGCCGCCGCCGCGGGGCCGAGTGAAGGAGGAGAGGCTAAGCCCGGCCAGGCCGCACCGACCCCGGCGAAGCCCCAGCCCCGAGAGCAGCGCCGGAGAATCCCCGCATCAGCAGGACCGAGGGGGAAGAAGCAG ATCACCATCAAAATGGAAAAACAAGTCATCTGCCAGACGAAGCAAATCTCCTAGGAATAGGAGGAACCAGAGTGATAGCAGGAGCCCACCTACCATGGCAGTAAAAATAAAGCAG GAAAGAGAGGAGCATCCTCGCAGGCCACCGgaagagagacagcccagggagCGATGGGAAGAGGATCACAGAcgggacagacacagagaccaAACAGACCGGGGTCGGTACAACCACCCACGGCATGGAGGCAGAGACCGGGACCGGGAGGAGCAGAACATGAGAGAGCAGCGAGCGGATCGAGATTTTCACaacgagaggaggagggagagacgcCAGCGCGGTGAACAGGGAGGCGAGATGGAGAACCAGGAGGTGGGTAACCCTGACAATGAAGGGCCAGCCAATAAAGAAAAGCCCAATTTCGAACTGTCTGGAGCCTTGCTGGAAGATACCAACACTTTCAGAGGAGTCGTAATCAAGTACAGCGAGCCACAGGAAGCTCGGGTCCCAAAGAAACGCTGGCGTCTCTACCCTTTTAAGAATGACGAGGCTCTTCCCGTCATGTACATTCACAGGCAAAGCGCATACCTTCTGGGCAGGCAGCGACGGATCGCTGATATTCCCATAGATCATCCATCATGCTCCAAGCAACACGCTGTCCTACAGTATCG GGTGGTCTCATTCACCCGGGCCAACGGGACGGCCGGACGGCGTGTGAGGCCTTACATCATTGACCTCGGCTCCGGCAACGGCACCTACCTGAACAACCAGCGCATCGATCCGCAGAGGTACTATGAGCTGAAGGAGAAGGACGTGCTAAAGTTCGGGTTCAGCAGCAGGGAGTACGTGGTCTTGCATGAATCCTCTGACACTTCCGAGGTGGACAGGAAGCCAGAAGAAGACGACGACGAAGAAGatgaagaggaggaagaggggacaGACAGCTAG
- the AIRIM gene encoding AFG2-interacting ribosome maturation factor isoform X2: MASLRMSERTALVSIHQSFRRCFDAIEKQQNEWQCMLLQCDPLLSSLSNLAEQLQACQRVEFRSSPVHCFPDLEDRLRYKLTAAMEATLEELSEKMSALQKVRDAVSHQVGSVLYVYEVNAEGIGLGASMERSVLSPSIADMLEWLQDIEKHYRNQYLRRKLLLQVRYDRLSEIQTLPQSWDNVAEKSTSRHQLVEDTLLNVSFFREAQ, from the exons ATGGCATCTTTGCG AATGTCGGAGAGAACTGCACTGGTCTCTATTCACCAGTCTTTTAGGAGGTGCTTTGATGCTATAGAGAAGCAGCAGAATGAATGGCAGTGTATGCTTCTGCAGTGTGACCCGCTGCTCAGCTCTCTGAGTAACCTTGCAGAGCAGCTACAGGCCTGTCAGAGAGTAGAGTTCAGGAGTAGCCCGGTACACTGCTTCCCGGATCTAGAGGATCGTCTCCGGTACAAGCTCACAGCAGCTATGGAGGCCACACTAGAGGAGCTGAGTGAGAAAAT GTCTGCACTGCAGAAAGTGAGGGATGCTGTGAGTCATCAGGTGGGGTCCGTCCTGTATGTGTATGAGGTGAATGCAGAGGGAATTGGTCTTGGCGCTTCCATGGAGCGCTCTGTGCTCAGCCCTTCCATAGCCGACATGCTGGAGTGGCTACAAGATATCGAAAAACATTACAGAAACCA ATATCTGAGACGGAAGCTCCTCCTTCAAGTGCGCTATGATCGTCTGTCGGAGATACAGACTTTACCGCAGTCCTGGGACAACGTAGCAGAGAAATCAACATCCAGGCACCAGTTGGTGGAAG ACACCTTATTAAATGTATCCTTCTTCCGAGAGGCTCAATGA
- the AIRIM gene encoding AFG2-interacting ribosome maturation factor isoform X1, which produces MSERTALVSIHQSFRRCFDAIEKQQNEWQCMLLQCDPLLSSLSNLAEQLQACQRVEFRSSPVHCFPDLEDRLRYKLTAAMEATLEELSEKMSALQKVRDAVSHQVGSVLYVYEVNAEGIGLGASMERSVLSPSIADMLEWLQDIEKHYRNQYLRRKLLLQVRYDRLSEIQTLPQSWDNVAEKSTSRHQLVEDTLLNVSFFREAQ; this is translated from the exons ATGTCGGAGAGAACTGCACTGGTCTCTATTCACCAGTCTTTTAGGAGGTGCTTTGATGCTATAGAGAAGCAGCAGAATGAATGGCAGTGTATGCTTCTGCAGTGTGACCCGCTGCTCAGCTCTCTGAGTAACCTTGCAGAGCAGCTACAGGCCTGTCAGAGAGTAGAGTTCAGGAGTAGCCCGGTACACTGCTTCCCGGATCTAGAGGATCGTCTCCGGTACAAGCTCACAGCAGCTATGGAGGCCACACTAGAGGAGCTGAGTGAGAAAAT GTCTGCACTGCAGAAAGTGAGGGATGCTGTGAGTCATCAGGTGGGGTCCGTCCTGTATGTGTATGAGGTGAATGCAGAGGGAATTGGTCTTGGCGCTTCCATGGAGCGCTCTGTGCTCAGCCCTTCCATAGCCGACATGCTGGAGTGGCTACAAGATATCGAAAAACATTACAGAAACCA ATATCTGAGACGGAAGCTCCTCCTTCAAGTGCGCTATGATCGTCTGTCGGAGATACAGACTTTACCGCAGTCCTGGGACAACGTAGCAGAGAAATCAACATCCAGGCACCAGTTGGTGGAAG ACACCTTATTAAATGTATCCTTCTTCCGAGAGGCTCAATGA